A single Dermacentor variabilis isolate Ectoservices chromosome 9, ASM5094787v1, whole genome shotgun sequence DNA region contains:
- the LOC142557395 gene encoding uncharacterized protein LOC142557395, with protein MILSTTVLSHSEPKRFTTRAPDFGPFLGDRGGSPMSRRALEEAEHMCSMFLNDYAGPTSPGVELDDLVGDFRMDSPTKDFWKLLPTPPRSPDRSDSTIAGIGDLCDTKAIMGVVSDDVDDVCNGVVSSSGGAIAEVWNDFRMEDWNHDVAIPPVAPSFEDQEALCSILFEHDDFIDQLLKDDSVLNSVLSGGGSDDDVVEEDEEVVGAIVSPHAPAVVDWLSPVSPTQSGVQSELLHDCMWSGQCTDDCKQKAAREKRSAAALASPYDLVVSPASAMSAGSPDDVLEMRIPSSPSPTSSRRIAAAAPTTATTSASRVPAVADDALASQCVDPSSVLSYTPLSDHSYHQATSSAPPTPPDSPKAVSQQSSSTARGSASVGQLTLYRSQNGHWQRGAVVLSDTPSESDDDDDDDDDDDDDEEEQQSADQQQDDDDDDDDDDDDDDDDDDDDDDEEEIDVVTVSGERQRHGGAPAVVALPANGAAGGAIRCATVRQPRPPATAVVSRITSSGRVVTPSHKALSNGQAPGRRRRGGLAPGSPSVAAATMGGKRKRSRQYQQVSQQHHASLMVQSKRARRDDDGCGPAGSCSPTAGRRGQHVLSQLPPSAKRNEHNTMERKRRDDLRVAFQDLRVQVPALVENTKAAKVTILNEAAAYALKLTYDACHQEKVYKQEQQRHHMLRRRLAQLQQQHQQRIRQCRR; from the exons ATGATTCTGTCCACGACCGTGTTGTCGCATTCGGAACCGAAGCGATTCACCACCAGAGCGCCGGACTTTGGACCGTTTCTGGGTGATAGGGGCGGCTCCCCGATGTCTCGTCGTGCCCTGGAGGAAGCCGAGCACATGTGCTCCATGTTCTTGAACGACTACGCCGGGCCCACCTCGCCCGGCGTGGAGCTGGACGACCTCGTGGGGGATTTCCGGATGGACTCCCCGACCAAGGATTTCTGGAAGCTCCTGCCCACACCGCCGCGGTCGCCCGATCGCTCGGACTCTACGATCGCGGGCATCGGCGACCTCTGCGACACCAAAGCGATCATGGGTGTCGTTAGCGATGATGTCGATGACGTCTGCAACGGCGtcgtcagcagcagcggcggAGCAATCGCCGAGGTGTGGAATGATTTCCGGATGGAGGATTGGAACCACGACGTGGCCATTCCCCCGGTCGCTCCGTCCTTCGAAGACCAGGAGGCCCTGTGTTCCATTCTGTTCGAGCACGACGACTTCATCGACCAGCTTCTCAAGGACGACTCGGTGCTGAACTCGGTCCTCAGCGGCGGCGGTTCGGACGACGATGTGGTCGAGGAGGACGAGGAGGTCGTCGGCGCAATCGTCTCGCCTCACGCCCCCGCCGTCGTGGACTGGCTGTCTCCGGTGTCGCCGACGCAGTCCGGCGTTCAGAGCGAGCTGCTTCACGACTGCATGTGGTCGGGACAGTGCACGGACGACTGCAAGCAGAAGGCTGCCCGGGAGAAGCGGTCCGCCGCGGCCCTGGCGTCTCCGTACGACCTGGTCGTCTCGCCGGCGTCGGCGATGTCCGCGGGCTCGCCCGACGACGTGCTGGAGATGCGCATTCCCTCTTCTCCTTCGCCGACGTCCAGCAGAAGAATCGCGGCGGCTGCCCCTACTACCGCGACGACGTCTGCTTCTCGGGTGCCAGCGGTGGCTGACGACGCGCTGGCCAGTCAGTGCGTCGACCCCAGTTCGGTGCTCAGCTACACGCCGCTGAGCGACCACTCGTACCACCAGGCGACGTCTTCGGCGCCTCCCACTCCTCCGGACTCCCCGAAGGCCGTCTCGCAGCAGTCGTCGTCGACCGCTAGAGGATCGGCGTCGGTCGGACAGCTCACTCTCTACCGTTCCCAGAACGGCCACTGGCAGCGCGGCGCGGTGGTGTTGTCGGATACGCCGTCCGAGTCCG atgacgacgatgatgatgatgatgacgacgatgatgacgaggAGGAGCAGCAGTCTGCCGACCAGCAGcaagacgatgatgatgatgatgacgacgacgatgatgatgacgatgacgacgacgacgatgatgatgacgaagaggAGATCGACGTCGTCACCGTCTCCGGCGAGCGCCAGCGGCACGGTGGCGCGCCCGCTGTCGTCGCGCTGCCGGCCAACGGAGCAGCCGGAGGCGCGATCCGTTGCGCCACCGTCCGTCAACCTCGGCCCCCGGCCACCGCCGTCGTGTCGCGCATCACGTCCAGCGGCCGGGTGGTCACACCCTCGCACAAGGCCCTGAGCAATGGCCAGGCGCCCGGGAGGCGACGTCGCGGCGGCCTGGCCCCCGGGTCGCCCAGCGTCGCCGCCGCTACGATGGGCGGCAAGCGCAAGCGTTCGCGGCAGTACCAGCAAGTCTCCCAGCAGCATCACGCGTCCCTGATGGTCCAGTCCAAGCGCGCCAGGCGCGATGACGACGGCTGCGGGCCGGCGGGCTCGTGCTCGCCGACGGCGGGTCGTCGCGGCCAGCACGTGCTGTCCCAGCTTCCGCCCAGCGCCAAGCGCAACGAGCACAACACCATGGAGCGCAAGCGACGTGACGACCTGCGCGTCGCCTTCCAGGACCTGCGGGTGCAGGTGCCCGCCCTGGTTGAGAACACGAAAGCGGCGAAGGTCACCATTCTGAACGAGGCCGCCGCGTACGCGCTAAAGCTCACCTACGACGCGTGCCACCAGGAGAAAGTGTACAAGCAGGAGCAGCAGCGCCACCACATGCTCCGACGCAGGCTGGCACAGCTGCAACAGCAACATCAGCAACGGATACGCCAGTGCAGGCGCTAA